From Citricoccus sp. SGAir0253, a single genomic window includes:
- a CDS encoding cytidine deaminase produces MTDPFPPGLEEAFTDDIPLTAALPRLGRSGSGIDWERLESAARAAMTRAYVPYSSFPVGAAALVEDGRIVSGCNVENASLGLTLCAECSLVSQLQMTGGGRLVAFYCVNGHGEVLMPCGRCRQLLFEFHAPGMVLRGPEGELTMEQVLPAAFGPADLRGHGGHHG; encoded by the coding sequence ATGACCGATCCCTTCCCACCCGGCCTCGAGGAGGCCTTCACCGACGACATCCCGCTCACGGCGGCCCTGCCGCGGCTGGGCCGGTCCGGCTCGGGCATCGACTGGGAGCGGCTGGAGTCGGCGGCGCGGGCCGCGATGACGCGCGCCTACGTGCCGTACTCCTCCTTCCCGGTGGGAGCGGCCGCCCTGGTGGAGGACGGCCGGATCGTGTCCGGCTGCAACGTGGAGAACGCCTCGCTGGGCCTGACCCTGTGCGCCGAGTGCTCCCTGGTGTCCCAGCTGCAGATGACCGGCGGCGGCCGGCTGGTGGCCTTCTACTGCGTCAACGGCCACGGCGAGGTGCTCATGCCGTGCGGGCGGTGCCGGCAGCTGCTGTTCGAGTTCCACGCCCCGGGCATGGTCCTCAGGGGCCCGGAGGGGGAGCTGACGATGGAGCAGGTGCTCCCGGCCGCCTTCGGGCCGGCGGACCTGCGCGGGCACGGGGGGCACCATGGGTGA
- a CDS encoding succinate dehydrogenase hydrophobic membrane anchor subunit produces MSANAESTIAAPRTGRIDPKYTRDGGRSGNFEMLTWLFMRLSGIVLVVLIFVHLFSNLMVGDGINGLDFGFVAGKWADPFWQFWDLALLWLAMLHGTNGVRTIINDYAERDGVRFWLKMVLYAATTVIIVLGTLVIFTFEPCLTDATGALLESSPAFCQTL; encoded by the coding sequence ATGAGCGCCAACGCTGAATCCACGATCGCCGCGCCCCGCACCGGGCGCATCGACCCCAAGTACACCCGCGACGGCGGCCGCTCGGGCAACTTCGAGATGCTGACCTGGCTGTTCATGCGCCTGTCCGGCATCGTCCTGGTCGTGCTGATCTTCGTGCACCTGTTCTCCAACCTGATGGTCGGCGACGGCATCAACGGGCTGGACTTCGGCTTCGTGGCCGGCAAGTGGGCGGACCCGTTCTGGCAGTTCTGGGACCTGGCCCTGCTGTGGCTGGCCATGCTGCACGGCACCAACGGCGTGCGCACCATCATCAACGACTACGCCGAGCGTGACGGCGTGCGCTTCTGGCTCAAGATGGTCCTCTACGCGGCCACCACGGTCATCATCGTGCTGGGCACCCTGGTGATCTTCACCTTCGAGCCGTGCCTCACGGACGCCACCGGCGCCCTGCTCGAGTCCTCCCCCGCGTTCTGCCAGACGCTCTGA
- a CDS encoding amidohydrolase, translated as MTESQPATGSLPVLDDPGLPRVAPLVARIEPDAVALRRDLHAHPELSYEEHRTTDRILETLSAAGLSPVRLEDTGAYVDIGEGPLVLGLRADIDALPLPERTGLAYASRTEGVAHACGHDVHTAVMAGTALALHRIVSGDSGLGLDPAVLGGRVRVIFQPAEERLPGGSLSVIRQGVLEGLPRILAAHCEPRFDVGTIGTRIGAITSASDTIKISLTGRGGHTSRPHVTEDLVYALAEIAVNVPAVLTRRIDVRSAVSVVWGQVNAGAAPNAIPSTGYLAGTLRCLDADVWEAAGDMLDEVVQQVARPFGVEVHLEHVRGVPPVVNTEAETDLIEDAARFELGSRSIQLTEQSMGGEDFAWMTQQVPGAMLRLGTRTPGGPVYDLHMGDYAPDERAIGVGMRIFTAAALRALAGAQ; from the coding sequence ATGACCGAGAGCCAGCCCGCCACGGGGAGCCTGCCCGTCCTCGACGACCCCGGACTGCCCCGCGTCGCCCCGCTGGTGGCCCGGATCGAGCCGGACGCGGTGGCGCTGCGGCGGGACCTGCACGCCCACCCCGAGCTGTCCTACGAGGAGCACCGCACCACGGACCGCATCCTCGAGACGCTGTCCGCCGCGGGCCTGTCCCCGGTGCGGCTGGAGGACACGGGCGCGTACGTGGACATCGGCGAGGGCCCGCTCGTGCTGGGACTGCGCGCCGACATCGACGCCCTGCCGCTGCCGGAGCGCACCGGGCTGGCGTACGCCTCCCGCACCGAGGGGGTGGCCCACGCGTGCGGCCACGACGTCCACACCGCGGTCATGGCCGGCACCGCCCTGGCGCTGCACCGGATCGTCTCCGGGGACTCGGGGCTGGGGCTGGACCCCGCGGTCCTGGGCGGTCGGGTCCGGGTGATCTTCCAGCCCGCCGAGGAGCGCCTGCCCGGCGGCTCGCTGTCCGTGATCCGCCAGGGCGTCCTGGAGGGCCTGCCGCGCATCCTCGCGGCGCACTGCGAGCCGCGGTTCGACGTCGGGACCATCGGCACCCGGATCGGCGCCATCACCTCGGCCTCGGACACCATCAAGATCAGCCTCACCGGCCGCGGCGGGCACACCTCGCGCCCGCACGTGACGGAGGACCTCGTCTACGCGCTGGCGGAGATCGCGGTCAACGTCCCGGCCGTGCTGACGCGGCGCATCGACGTGCGCTCGGCCGTCTCGGTCGTCTGGGGGCAGGTGAACGCGGGGGCCGCCCCGAACGCCATCCCCTCGACCGGCTACCTCGCCGGCACCCTGCGCTGCCTCGACGCGGACGTCTGGGAGGCCGCCGGGGACATGCTGGACGAGGTGGTCCAGCAGGTCGCCCGGCCCTTCGGGGTCGAGGTGCACCTCGAGCACGTCCGCGGCGTGCCGCCCGTGGTCAACACCGAGGCGGAGACGGACCTCATCGAGGACGCCGCCCGCTTCGAGCTCGGCTCCCGCTCGATCCAGCTGACCGAGCAGTCGATGGGCGGCGAGGACTTCGCGTGGATGACCCAGCAGGTGCCCGGCGCCATGCTGCGACTGGGCACCCGGACCCCGGGCGGTCCGGTCTACGACCTGCACATGGGCGACTACGCCCCGGACGAGCGGGCGATCGGGGTGGGGATGCGGATCTTCACGGCCGCCGCGCTGCGCGCCCTGGCCGGCGCCCAGTAG
- a CDS encoding mannose-1-phosphate guanylyltransferase, translating to MTTPEEHGLSRAGDAGGPGLDRFYGVIPAGGVGTRLWPLSRAAAPKFLHDLTGSGQTLIRATYDRLAGLAGDRVMVVTGEAHQEAVWQQLPDLDRADMVLEPEPKDSAAAIGLAAAILHERDPETIMGSFAADQVIGPVEVFEAAVAEAVATAATGRIVTIGIRPTHPATGFGYIRQGRPLDVEGAPNAKDVAAFVEKPSAELAREYVASGEYLWNAGMFVAPVSLMLHHLQANEPELHAGLVEIARAWGTDAQDEVMRRVWPGLKKTAIDYAVAEPAAAAGDVAVIPGHFTWDDVGDFAAIARLNPARDSSGITVIGETPRVYSSKASGVVVTDTQRVIALIGVEDIVVVDTPDALLVTTTEHAQSVKQAVESLKAHGDHDVL from the coding sequence ATGACCACACCTGAAGAGCACGGCCTGTCCCGTGCCGGGGACGCGGGCGGACCCGGACTCGACCGCTTCTACGGCGTGATCCCCGCCGGCGGCGTGGGGACCCGCCTCTGGCCCCTGTCCCGCGCCGCGGCCCCCAAGTTCCTGCACGACCTGACCGGCTCGGGCCAGACCCTGATCCGGGCCACCTACGACCGGCTGGCCGGACTGGCCGGGGACCGCGTCATGGTGGTCACCGGCGAGGCCCACCAGGAGGCCGTGTGGCAGCAGCTGCCGGACCTGGACCGGGCGGACATGGTCCTGGAGCCCGAGCCGAAGGACTCCGCGGCCGCGATCGGCCTCGCCGCGGCCATCCTGCACGAGCGGGACCCGGAGACGATCATGGGCTCGTTCGCGGCCGACCAGGTCATCGGCCCCGTGGAGGTCTTCGAGGCCGCCGTGGCCGAGGCCGTGGCGACGGCGGCCACCGGCCGGATCGTGACGATCGGCATCCGGCCCACCCACCCGGCGACCGGCTTCGGCTACATCCGGCAGGGCCGGCCCCTGGACGTGGAGGGCGCGCCGAACGCCAAGGACGTGGCCGCCTTCGTGGAGAAGCCCTCCGCCGAGCTCGCCCGCGAGTACGTGGCCTCCGGGGAGTACCTGTGGAACGCCGGGATGTTCGTGGCGCCGGTGTCCCTGATGCTGCACCACCTGCAGGCCAACGAGCCCGAGCTGCACGCCGGGCTGGTGGAGATCGCCCGGGCCTGGGGCACCGACGCCCAGGACGAGGTGATGCGCCGGGTGTGGCCCGGCCTGAAGAAGACCGCGATCGACTACGCCGTGGCCGAGCCGGCCGCCGCCGCCGGGGACGTGGCCGTCATCCCCGGCCACTTCACGTGGGACGACGTCGGCGACTTCGCCGCGATCGCCCGGCTGAACCCGGCGAGGGACTCCTCCGGGATCACCGTGATCGGCGAGACGCCGCGCGTGTACTCCTCCAAGGCCAGCGGCGTGGTGGTGACCGACACCCAGCGCGTCATCGCGCTGATCGGGGTGGAGGACATCGTGGTGGTGGACACCCCCGACGCCCTGCTGGTGACCACCACGGAGCACGCGCAGTCGGTGAAGCAGGCCGTCGAGTCCCTCAAGGCGCACGGCGACCACGACGTCCTGTAG
- a CDS encoding BMP family protein — translation MGIASPLSRKALLPAAALGLSGLLLSGCGAAPSEEPSGSASGSASGSTSAVGSDNSDYTGCIVSDAGGFDDRSFNQSSYEGLKAAEEEFGIETREAQSTSPSDFTPNVNSMLQAGCDSIIGVGFLLGDAIKPIAQDNPDTHFVGVDVTDPDFPDNVQRIIYDTAQAAFLAGYLAAGTTETGTVATYGGMEIPTVTIFMDGFAAGVEYYNEQKGAEVEVLGWDRDSKNGSFTGDFDNQAAGKTNTTNFINEGADIIMPVAGPVGLGTLDAVTAANAGGKDVKVIWVDSDGYETTEQGEVILTSVVKYMGDAVKTVIESDLAGEFSSDPYVGTLENGGVDLAPFHDFESKVPEELKTELEDVKAGIVDGSITVGSEYSPES, via the coding sequence ATGGGCATTGCCTCCCCCCTGTCCCGCAAGGCACTCCTGCCGGCCGCCGCGCTCGGCCTGTCCGGCCTGCTGCTCTCCGGCTGCGGCGCCGCCCCGTCGGAGGAACCCTCCGGCTCCGCGTCCGGGTCCGCCTCCGGCAGCACCTCCGCCGTCGGCTCGGACAACTCCGACTACACCGGTTGCATCGTCTCGGACGCGGGCGGCTTCGACGACCGCTCCTTCAACCAGTCCTCCTACGAGGGCCTGAAGGCCGCCGAGGAGGAGTTCGGCATCGAGACCCGCGAGGCCCAGTCCACCAGCCCGTCCGACTTCACGCCGAACGTCAACTCCATGCTGCAGGCCGGCTGCGACTCCATCATCGGCGTGGGCTTCCTGCTGGGCGACGCCATCAAGCCGATCGCCCAGGACAACCCGGACACGCACTTCGTGGGCGTGGACGTCACGGACCCGGACTTCCCCGACAACGTCCAGCGCATCATCTACGACACGGCCCAGGCCGCGTTCCTGGCCGGCTACCTCGCCGCCGGGACCACCGAGACCGGCACCGTGGCCACCTACGGCGGCATGGAGATCCCGACCGTCACCATCTTCATGGACGGCTTCGCCGCCGGCGTGGAGTACTACAACGAGCAGAAGGGCGCCGAGGTCGAGGTCCTCGGCTGGGACCGGGACTCGAAGAACGGCTCCTTCACGGGCGACTTCGACAACCAGGCCGCCGGCAAGACCAACACCACGAACTTCATCAACGAGGGCGCGGACATCATCATGCCCGTGGCCGGCCCGGTGGGGCTGGGCACGCTGGACGCCGTCACCGCCGCCAACGCCGGCGGGAAGGACGTCAAGGTCATCTGGGTGGACTCGGACGGCTACGAGACCACCGAGCAGGGCGAGGTCATCCTCACCTCCGTCGTGAAGTACATGGGCGACGCGGTCAAGACCGTCATCGAGTCCGACCTCGCCGGCGAGTTCTCCTCCGACCCCTACGTGGGCACCCTGGAGAACGGCGGCGTGGACCTCGCCCCGTTCCACGACTTCGAGTCGAAGGTCCCCGAGGAGCTGAAGACCGAGCTTGAGGACGTCAAGGCCGGCATCGTCGACGGGTCCATCACGGTGGGCTCGGAGTACTCGCCCGAGTCCTGA
- the sdhC gene encoding succinate dehydrogenase, cytochrome b556 subunit, which yields MSTATSAQAPAKTGRGTLYRGNEGMWSWVIHRITGVVIFFFLLVHVLDTSLVRVSPEAYNAVLGTYKNPLMAVGEVGLVAAIVFHAFNGLRIILVDFWKGGTRHHKKMLWTVVVLWVLTVAAFAIRHLMLALGGH from the coding sequence GTGTCTACTGCGACATCAGCGCAGGCCCCGGCGAAGACCGGCCGTGGGACCCTCTACCGCGGCAACGAGGGCATGTGGTCCTGGGTGATCCACCGGATCACCGGCGTCGTCATCTTCTTCTTCCTGCTCGTCCACGTGCTGGACACCTCCCTCGTGAGGGTCTCCCCGGAGGCGTACAACGCCGTGCTGGGCACGTACAAGAACCCGCTGATGGCCGTCGGCGAGGTGGGCCTCGTGGCGGCCATCGTCTTCCACGCCTTCAACGGCCTGCGGATCATCCTCGTCGACTTCTGGAAGGGCGGGACCCGCCACCACAAGAAGATGCTGTGGACCGTCGTGGTCCTGTGGGTCCTGACCGTCGCCGCCTTCGCCATCCGTCACCTGATGCTGGCCCTGGGAGGTCACTGA
- a CDS encoding ABC transporter ATP-binding protein: MKLELRGITKTFGAFTANDSIDLTVESGQVHSLLGENGAGKSTLMNVLFGLYEPTAGEILVDGRPVRFSGPGEAMAAGIGMVHQHFMLIPVFTVAENVALGDERTRAAGVLDLEATRRRIREISDRFGFRVDPDARVEDLPVGVQQRVEIIKALVRDARVLILDEPTAVLTPQETDELLDIIRQLRDSGTAVVFISHKLREVKAISDRITVLRRGRVVGTADPAADQSELAALMVGREVVLNRTKSAPTLGEETFTVSDLTVLGPDGVRLVDGVSFGIRRGEVLAIAGVQGNGQTELTEAIMGLHRAQGSIRLEGRELVGRSPRQVIRAGVGYVPEDRSTDGLVGPFSVAENLVLNRFDRPPAGNGVQLRPRAIRELAERRVREFDIRTQGVDLPVGTLSGGNQQKVVMARELVDDLKLFIASQPTRGVDVGSIEFLHERIIRERDAGTPVMIVSTELDEVLELADRIAVMYHGRIIGIVPGDTSRDDLGLMMAGIDPAAQAPTVSTAPAAPAPGGDPGQHLPHGPRHASQHDTQHHPKGETA, translated from the coding sequence GTGAAACTCGAGCTGCGCGGCATCACCAAGACATTCGGCGCGTTCACCGCCAACGACTCGATCGACCTCACGGTGGAGTCCGGGCAGGTCCACTCCCTGCTGGGAGAGAACGGCGCCGGCAAGTCCACCCTCATGAACGTCCTGTTCGGGCTGTACGAGCCGACGGCCGGGGAGATCCTGGTGGACGGGCGCCCCGTGCGCTTCAGCGGGCCGGGGGAGGCGATGGCCGCCGGCATCGGCATGGTGCACCAGCACTTCATGCTCATCCCGGTGTTCACGGTCGCGGAGAACGTGGCCCTCGGCGACGAGCGCACGCGCGCCGCCGGGGTGCTGGACCTGGAGGCCACCCGCCGGCGCATCCGGGAGATCTCGGACCGCTTCGGCTTCCGGGTGGACCCGGACGCCCGCGTGGAGGACCTGCCCGTGGGCGTCCAGCAGCGGGTGGAGATCATCAAGGCGCTCGTCCGCGACGCCCGCGTCCTCATCCTGGACGAGCCCACCGCGGTGCTCACCCCGCAGGAGACGGACGAACTGCTGGACATCATCCGCCAGCTGCGGGACAGCGGCACCGCCGTGGTGTTCATCTCCCACAAGCTGCGCGAGGTCAAGGCCATCTCGGACCGCATCACGGTGCTGCGGCGGGGCCGGGTGGTCGGCACGGCCGACCCCGCTGCGGACCAGTCCGAGCTGGCCGCCCTCATGGTCGGCCGCGAGGTGGTCCTGAACCGCACCAAGTCCGCGCCGACCCTCGGCGAGGAGACCTTCACCGTCTCGGACCTGACGGTCCTGGGCCCGGACGGCGTCCGGCTGGTGGACGGCGTCTCCTTCGGCATCCGACGCGGAGAGGTCCTCGCGATCGCGGGCGTCCAGGGCAACGGCCAGACCGAGCTGACCGAGGCGATCATGGGCCTGCACCGGGCCCAGGGCTCCATCCGGCTCGAGGGCCGGGAGCTCGTGGGCCGCAGCCCCCGCCAGGTCATCCGGGCCGGCGTCGGCTACGTCCCCGAGGACCGCTCCACCGACGGGCTCGTGGGGCCCTTCTCCGTGGCCGAGAACCTCGTGCTCAACCGCTTCGACCGTCCCCCCGCCGGCAACGGCGTCCAGCTGCGGCCGCGGGCCATCCGCGAGCTGGCCGAGCGGCGCGTGCGGGAGTTCGACATCCGCACCCAGGGCGTGGACCTGCCGGTCGGCACCCTCTCCGGCGGCAACCAGCAGAAGGTCGTGATGGCCCGCGAACTGGTGGACGACCTCAAGCTGTTCATCGCCTCCCAGCCCACGCGCGGCGTCGACGTCGGCTCCATCGAGTTCCTGCACGAGCGCATCATCCGCGAGCGGGACGCCGGCACGCCGGTGATGATCGTCTCCACCGAGCTCGACGAGGTCCTGGAGCTGGCCGACCGCATCGCGGTGATGTACCACGGCCGGATCATCGGGATCGTGCCGGGGGACACCTCGCGCGACGACCTCGGCCTGATGATGGCCGGCATCGACCCCGCCGCCCAGGCCCCCACGGTCTCCACGGCCCCCGCCGCCCCCGCGCCGGGAGGCGACCCGGGGCAGCACCTCCCGCACGGACCGCGGCACGCATCACAGCACGACACCCAGCACCACCCGAAGGGGGAGACGGCATGA
- a CDS encoding ABC transporter permease, with protein sequence MSTTVTVPPGSGPAPAATAEAPQRDLVRHWTTPVTFAVLTVVSLLVFALGASGREATFRISTDADAVRIPDLVAPTVPVGWAVTVLLAALTAWGFVAVRRRGTVQGWVSALFAVLFVVGFLVWVVGAADTTTVFLTGLVAGAFALAVPLIFGSMAGVLSERAGVVNIAIEGQLLAGAFTAAVTGSVTGSAWAGLLAAVVAGVLVSTLLAVFSIRYLVNQVIVGVVLNVLVAGLTSFLFSTLLSSDSSRYNSPPHFGTVRIPVLADIPVLGPILFDQTVLGYGMYLIVAALYVGLFHTRWGLRVRAVGEHPKAADTVGINVLRTRYANVLLAGAIAGMGGAFFTLVNSSSFSKEMTAGQGFIALAAVIFGRWNPIGAFFAALLFGFATNMQFVLAILGTPVPSQFMAMLPYLVTILVVAGLVGRSRGPAAAGTPYVKE encoded by the coding sequence ATGAGCACCACCGTCACCGTCCCCCCCGGGTCCGGCCCCGCCCCGGCCGCCACCGCCGAGGCGCCGCAGCGCGACCTCGTCCGGCACTGGACGACTCCCGTGACCTTCGCGGTCCTCACGGTCGTCTCCCTGCTCGTGTTCGCCCTCGGCGCCTCGGGCCGCGAGGCGACGTTCCGGATCTCCACGGACGCGGACGCGGTCCGCATCCCGGACCTCGTGGCCCCCACCGTCCCGGTCGGCTGGGCGGTCACCGTCCTGCTCGCGGCGCTCACGGCGTGGGGCTTCGTCGCGGTGCGGCGGCGCGGGACGGTCCAGGGCTGGGTGTCCGCGCTGTTCGCCGTGCTCTTCGTGGTCGGCTTCCTCGTCTGGGTCGTCGGCGCCGCCGACACCACCACGGTGTTCCTCACGGGCCTCGTGGCCGGGGCGTTCGCCCTCGCCGTCCCGCTGATCTTCGGCTCCATGGCCGGCGTGCTCTCCGAGCGGGCGGGCGTCGTGAACATCGCGATCGAGGGGCAACTGCTGGCCGGGGCGTTCACCGCCGCGGTGACCGGCTCGGTCACGGGCTCGGCGTGGGCGGGGCTGCTGGCCGCCGTCGTGGCCGGCGTGCTGGTGTCCACCCTGCTGGCGGTGTTCTCCATCCGCTACCTCGTCAACCAGGTGATCGTGGGCGTGGTCCTCAACGTCCTGGTGGCCGGGCTGACCAGCTTCCTGTTCTCCACGCTGCTGTCCTCGGACTCCTCGCGCTACAACTCCCCGCCGCACTTCGGCACGGTGCGCATCCCGGTCCTGGCGGACATCCCCGTGCTCGGGCCGATCCTGTTCGACCAGACGGTGCTCGGCTACGGGATGTACCTCATCGTCGCGGCGCTGTACGTGGGCCTGTTCCACACCCGCTGGGGGCTGCGCGTGCGCGCCGTGGGCGAGCACCCGAAGGCCGCGGACACCGTGGGCATCAACGTGCTCCGCACCCGCTACGCCAACGTCCTGCTGGCCGGGGCGATCGCGGGCATGGGCGGGGCGTTCTTCACGCTGGTGAACTCGTCCTCGTTCTCCAAGGAGATGACCGCGGGCCAGGGCTTCATCGCCCTCGCGGCGGTGATCTTCGGCCGGTGGAACCCGATCGGGGCGTTCTTCGCCGCCCTGCTGTTCGGCTTCGCCACCAACATGCAGTTCGTGCTGGCCATCCTGGGCACCCCGGTGCCGAGCCAGTTCATGGCGATGCTGCCGTACCTCGTCACCATCCTGGTGGTGGCCGGCCTGGTGGGCCGGTCGCGAGGTCCGGCGGCCGCCGGGACCCCCTACGTGAAGGAGTAG
- a CDS encoding thymidine phosphorylase: MGEPVGAAVTEPFDAIEVIRAKRDRRALSDAQVDWVVDAYTRGVVADEQMSALAMAILLNGMDRAEIARWTAAMIASGERMDFSGLRAPDGGPRPTADKHSTGGVGDKITLPLAPLVAVYGVAVPQLSGRGLGHTGGTLDKLESVPGWRAELSTAALMAQLQDVGAVICAAGAGLAPADKKLYALRDVTGTVEAIPLIASSIMSKKIAEGTGTLVLDVKCGSGAFMKDEADARELARTMVDLGRDAGVNTSALLTDMDTPLGLTAGNAIEVEESVEVLAGGGPADVVELTVELARAMLAGAGVTGVDPAEALADGRAMDVWRRMIAAQGGDPDAALPRARESHVVTAPASGVLTRLDAMAVGLAAWRLGAGRARKEDPVQAGAGVRMHAKPGDEVRRGQPLLTLLTDTPGQFDRALAALEGGFEIADTGSERARDFAAGPLILDRIG; the protein is encoded by the coding sequence ATGGGTGAGCCGGTGGGCGCTGCCGTGACCGAGCCCTTCGACGCGATCGAGGTCATCCGCGCCAAGCGGGACCGGCGGGCCCTCTCGGACGCGCAGGTCGACTGGGTGGTGGACGCCTACACCCGCGGCGTGGTGGCCGACGAGCAGATGTCCGCCCTCGCCATGGCCATCCTGCTCAACGGGATGGACCGGGCGGAGATCGCCCGGTGGACGGCGGCGATGATCGCCTCGGGCGAGCGGATGGACTTCTCCGGGCTGCGCGCCCCCGACGGCGGCCCGCGGCCGACCGCGGACAAGCACTCCACCGGCGGGGTGGGGGACAAGATCACCCTGCCGCTGGCCCCCCTCGTGGCCGTGTACGGGGTGGCGGTGCCGCAGCTCTCCGGCCGCGGCCTCGGCCACACGGGCGGGACCCTGGACAAGCTCGAGTCCGTGCCGGGCTGGCGGGCGGAGCTGTCCACCGCGGCCCTGATGGCCCAGCTGCAGGACGTGGGCGCGGTCATCTGCGCCGCGGGGGCGGGCCTGGCCCCGGCGGACAAGAAGCTGTACGCGCTGCGGGACGTCACGGGCACCGTGGAGGCGATCCCGCTGATCGCGTCCTCGATCATGTCCAAGAAGATCGCCGAGGGCACCGGCACGCTGGTGCTGGACGTCAAGTGCGGCTCCGGCGCGTTCATGAAGGACGAGGCGGACGCCCGGGAGCTGGCCCGCACCATGGTGGACCTCGGCCGGGACGCGGGGGTGAACACCTCGGCCCTGCTCACGGACATGGACACGCCGCTGGGGCTCACCGCCGGCAACGCGATCGAGGTCGAGGAGTCCGTGGAGGTCCTCGCCGGCGGCGGGCCGGCGGACGTCGTGGAGCTGACCGTGGAGCTGGCCCGCGCCATGCTGGCCGGTGCGGGGGTGACGGGGGTGGACCCGGCCGAGGCCCTCGCCGACGGCCGCGCGATGGACGTCTGGCGCCGGATGATCGCCGCCCAGGGCGGGGACCCGGACGCGGCCCTGCCCCGGGCCCGGGAGTCGCACGTGGTCACCGCGCCCGCCTCCGGGGTGCTCACCCGGCTGGACGCGATGGCGGTGGGACTGGCGGCGTGGCGGCTCGGCGCGGGCCGCGCCCGCAAGGAGGACCCGGTGCAGGCCGGGGCCGGCGTGCGCATGCACGCCAAGCCCGGCGACGAGGTGCGCCGGGGCCAGCCGCTGCTGACCCTGCTGACGGACACGCCCGGGCAGTTCGACCGGGCCCTGGCCGCGCTGGAGGGCGGGTTCGAGATCGCGGACACCGGCAGCGAGCGGGCCCGGGACTTCGCCGCGGGCCCGCTCATCCTCGACCGGATCGGCTGA
- a CDS encoding ABC transporter permease, which yields MSAATTTVRPRPAGPARPGGGSALRGVLAGNGVVTVLAIVLSLVISAVLIVLTDEDVTEAAGYFLARPQDTLEAAWEAVAASYAALFRGAVFNYRADDLTGMLYPLMESLTLATPLIIISLGVAIAFRSGLFNIGGQGQMILGAMVATWFGVHVQLPVGLHLLLVLVMGVLGGALWGTIVGALKALTGAHEVILTIMLNYVAVNLVAYLLQTPVLQREGSTNPVSDFLAPTALFPPLLGGAFRLNWGFVVAVLATVFAWWLVRRSTIGFQLRALGANPEAARTAGMPVRGLYVVAMAISGGLAGLAGMAQVSGTEKVLNTDVAGSYGFDAITVALLGRSNPVGVFFAGLLFGALRAGGVTMQTETGVPIDIVLIIQSLIVLFIAAPPLVRTIFRLPRPGALQARTAADPVTQPALAGAVTTAPAGGTAPAAVPAAVGEAGGAAAGDAPSPAEAGRAPDGPGTVPAVHDAGPAPHDPGPPPRGTGSTAADRPATPGEEGVQR from the coding sequence ATGAGCGCCGCGACCACGACCGTCCGCCCGCGGCCCGCCGGCCCGGCCCGGCCCGGGGGCGGCTCCGCGCTGCGCGGGGTGCTCGCCGGCAACGGGGTCGTCACCGTCCTGGCGATCGTGCTCTCGCTGGTCATCAGCGCGGTGCTCATCGTCCTCACGGACGAGGACGTCACGGAGGCCGCCGGCTACTTCCTCGCCCGGCCCCAGGACACCCTCGAGGCCGCGTGGGAGGCCGTCGCGGCCTCCTACGCCGCCCTGTTCCGCGGGGCCGTGTTCAACTACCGCGCGGACGACCTCACGGGCATGCTCTACCCGCTGATGGAGTCGCTGACGCTGGCCACGCCGCTGATCATCATCTCCCTCGGCGTGGCGATCGCGTTCCGCTCCGGGCTGTTCAACATCGGCGGCCAGGGCCAGATGATCCTCGGCGCCATGGTGGCCACGTGGTTCGGCGTCCACGTGCAGCTGCCGGTCGGGCTGCACCTGCTGCTGGTGCTCGTCATGGGCGTGCTGGGCGGCGCGCTGTGGGGCACGATCGTCGGCGCGCTCAAGGCCCTGACCGGGGCCCACGAGGTCATCCTGACGATCATGCTCAACTACGTGGCCGTGAACCTCGTGGCCTACCTGCTGCAGACCCCCGTGCTGCAGCGCGAGGGCTCCACCAACCCCGTCTCCGACTTCCTGGCGCCCACGGCGCTGTTCCCGCCCCTGCTGGGCGGCGCGTTCCGCCTGAACTGGGGCTTCGTCGTCGCCGTCCTCGCCACCGTGTTCGCGTGGTGGCTGGTCCGGCGCTCGACCATCGGCTTCCAGCTGCGGGCCCTCGGCGCCAACCCGGAGGCGGCCCGCACGGCGGGCATGCCGGTGCGCGGGCTCTACGTGGTGGCCATGGCCATCTCGGGCGGGCTGGCCGGCCTGGCCGGCATGGCCCAGGTCTCGGGCACCGAGAAGGTGCTCAACACGGACGTGGCCGGGTCCTACGGCTTCGACGCCATCACGGTGGCCCTGCTGGGCCGGTCCAACCCCGTCGGCGTGTTCTTCGCCGGGCTGCTGTTCGGCGCCCTGCGCGCCGGCGGCGTGACGATGCAGACCGAGACCGGCGTGCCGATCGACATCGTGCTGATCATCCAGTCCCTCATCGTCCTGTTCATCGCGGCCCCGCCGCTGGTGCGCACGATCTTCCGCCTGCCGCGCCCGGGTGCCCTCCAGGCCCGCACCGCGGCCGACCCCGTCACCCAGCCGGCGCTGGCCGGGGCGGTGACCACCGCCCCCGCGGGCGGGACCGCGCCCGCGGCCGTGCCGGCCGCCGTCGGGGAAGCCGGGGGAGCGGCCGCCGGGGACGCCCCGTCGCCCGCGGAGGCCGGGCGTGCGCCGGACGGTCCCGGCACCGTCCCGGCCGTCCACGACGCCGGCCCCGCCCCCCACGACCCCGGCCCGCCCCCGCGCGGCACCGGCAGCACCGCGGCCGACCGGCCGGCCACCCCCGGCGAGGAAGGCGTCCAGCGATGA